The Polaribacter sp. KT25b genome contains the following window.
ATCTGTACCTCCAAATTTTAAAAATTCATCTTTTCCTTCCATGGCAATTTCCTCTAAAGTTTCTAGACAATCTGCCACAAAAGCGGGGGTAATAACGGCTAATTTTTTCTTGCCTTCGGATGGGAATTTCTCCAATTCGAAATCAGTATAAGGTTTTAGCCAAGGATCTTTTAATAAACGAGATTGAAACGAATTGCTATACGTGCCTTTTTTTAATTGTAAGGTTTTTGCGATTTCTTTGGTGGTTTCAAAACATTGATGTCTGTAGCAAGTGTGATGTGCAACAGAGTTTCTCTCACAACAAGAACCATCAATTTTACAATGACTTTTTGTAACATCAGATTTTAAAATATGACGCTCTGGAATTCCGTGATAAGAAAACAAAATATGATCGTAATCAAAGCCTTTTAAATGATTAGCAATATTGTTGCTCATTGCTTTTATATAATCTGGTTCATTATAAAAAGGAGGTAATGTGTCTAATTTTATATTCGGATATTTTTCTGCAATAATCTCTTCTGCTTTTGTAACAACAGTTTCGTAAGAAGACATTGCATAATGCGGATACATTGGTGCTAAAAAGATTTCTGTTACTCCTTTATCTGCTAATTCTTTAATTCCGTTTTCCATGGTCATAGAACCATAACGCATTGCTAAAGCTACAGGAATATCAACTTTTTTAATTAATTTTTTTGTAAATCTTTCTGATATTACAACCAAAGGAGAACCTTCTTTCCACCATATTTTTTTATAAGCAGCGCCAGATTTTTTAGGACGCGTTTTTAAAATAATTCCGTTTATTAGTAACCAACGTTTCCAATAAGGAATATCAATTACGCGTTCGTCCATTAAAAATTCGCCTAGATATTTTTTAACATCTTTTGTTTCTGTAGAATCTGGTGATCCTAAATTGTTTAGTAATATTCCTTTCATTTACTTAAGGTTTCAAAGTTTCAAAGTTTTTTAAAGTTGAAAACAATGAGTTTTTATTTTTAATTTATTTTTTAGTTTTGCTAACTGCTAACTGCTAACTGCTAACTGCTAACTGCTAACTGCTAACTGATTCGTAACTTCATACAGAGTAATTGCCAAACTATGAATTACGTTCATGCTAGAATTTCTGCCAAACATTGGTATTGAAATTGTGTAATCTACCAAGTTGATATTTTCAATTCCGTTTCTTTCGCTGCCCAAAAGTAAAACGATTTTTTCATGATTTTTAAAATTAAAATCTTGAATATTGATACTTTTATCAGTAATTTCTATGCCAATAATTGTGTTTCCTTCTGCTTTTAATTTGTTAATAACAGTTGTAAAATCAGTATAATAATCATGTTCAATTTGATTGATTGTATTTCTAGCTGTATTAATAACTTTTCTGTTTTCTAAGGAAGGAGAGCTCTCATGGAAATATATTTTTTGGATTCCAAAATTTTCCGAAATTCTAAAACACATTCCAATGTTTTCTGGAGTTCTAATAGCATCACAAACAATTGTTATAGGGAATTGTTGCTGCTTATTTTCTATGTCGTTATGTGTTAATTGTATCACTTTATTTTATTTTCAAAGTTTGTCAGTTCGAGTGAGTTTTTTTAAGAATTTTGTGTCGAGAACTTTTACTGTAAATTATTTTTTATTTTTGTTAATTGCTTATTGATTCAAACCCATTACATATTTTTTGGGCGTTGTTCCAAATTTCTTCTTAAATGCTGCAATAAAATGACTTGCAGTACTATAGCCAATTTGTGTGCCAACTTCATTTACATTAAATTGATTACTTTCTAGCAATCTTCTTGCATGTTCCATTTTATAATCTAACAAAAAACTAAATACAGTGTCGCCATAAATTTGTTTAAAACCTTCTTTTAATTTTTTGATATTTAAACCAATTTCATTTGCTAATTCTTGTAAACTTGGCGGTTCTGCCATTCTAGAAATAATTATTTCTTTTGCTCTTCTAATTTTTAAAACATTTTCTTCATCTACTAAAAACGGGCAATACTCTCCATCTGCAGTTTCATCTTTTTGAAAATGTAAACTCAGTAATTCGTATACTTTTCCTTTTACATATAATTCTCGAATAGAACTATTAATGTTAGAGTTGATGATTTGTTGTAAAACAATAGATTCTGTTGTTTTTATTTCTTTATCATCGTAATATTTTTTGTTACTATTTTCACTACTTAAAAATGGAATATATCCAGATTCTTTAGAGAATAATGCATGGAATTTTTCAATAGAAATTAATAATGAAATTAAGGTTGTTTTTGGTTGAATCTCTAAATTAATAGGTAAAATTCTCTGCGGATTATATAAAAGTATAGATCTGTTGTCTAAAACATCAAAAGAATATGCGCCATTATTAAAAAGAAATTTAGAATTACCACGCAAACAAAAGTGAATTTGTATAAAGGTGCTATTTATTTCTCTTTCAAAACATTGAATTTCGTTGCTTTCGTTCTGAAAATGAAGTATATAAAAACCTTTTTCTAAATTAATTTCTTCAAAAGAACTTTCGCCGACATTTTCAATCATATTTTTAGTTTTAGAGCTATTTAGAATCATTCTATATAAAATTGAATTATAGCCTTAATTCCCTTGCAAAAGTAGCGGTTTCTTTAATTTTAATGTGTTAAAATATCATAAAAATCTGTTATCGTTATAAAAAGTACTTTTAGCGACATTTTTTTATTAATGAAGTTTCTACTTTTGCGTAACTTTTACAAATTTATGTTAGAAGATAGGCAAGAGCACTTTTACAATATTGGGGTTAGTTATAAAAAAGCAGACGCTAAAACGCGTGGTAAATTTTCTTTATCAAAAGAGAATCAAATTGCTTTGTTAGAACTTTCTAAAGAAAAAGGATACACAGGTGTATTTATTTTATCTACATGCAACAGAACAGAAATATCTGGTTTTGCAGAGCGTCCTTGTCAATTAATTGAACTTTTATGTGAGTTTTCAGAAGGTACAATTCAAGAATTTTCGCAAGTATCAAATGTTTATAAAGACAATGATGCTATTAAACACTTATTTAGAATTGGTACTGGTTTAGAAAGTCAAATTTTAGGTGATTATGAAATTGTTGGTCAATTAAAGCAATCTTTAAAATTGGCAAAATCTGTAAAAACTACAAATGCATATTTAGAAAGGTTAATAAATAGTGTTTTACAAGCGAGTAAACGCATAAAAAATGAAACCAAATTAAGTTCAGGAACTACTTCTGTTTCTTATGCTGCCGTGCAATATATTATCAAAAACTTGCCAGATTATAACTCTAAAAACATTTTGGTTTTTGGGCTTGGTAAAATGGGTAAACATACTTGTAAAAACTTGGCAGAATATACCCAAAATAAATCGGTTTGTTTAATAAATAGAACAGAAGAAAAGGCCGCAGAGTTTGTAAAAGAACATGCTTCTATTAGAAAATCTACGATAGGTAATTTATCAGAAGAAATAAAAAAAGCAGATGTTTTAATTGTTTCTACTGGTTCTGATAAACCTACAATTACAAAAAAACACATATCAGAAAATAAAGAATTACTAATTTTAGATTTATCTATGCCAGAAAATGTTTCTAAAGAAGTTGCTGATTTTAAAGGTGTTTCTTTAGTAAATGTTGATGAGCTTTCTAAAATTACTGATGAAACTTTGACTATTCGTTTGCAAGAAGTTCCGTTAGCAGAAAGTATTATAGTATCGCATAAAAAAGAATTTAAAAGATGGTTAAATCATAGAAGTTTTACACCTACAATTGCCGCTTTAAAGGTTTCTTTAGAGAATATTAAAAATGATGAAATAAATTTTCAGAAAAAGAAAATAGATAATTTTGATGAAAATCAAGCAGAAATATTAACTTCACGCATCATTCAAAAAATTACAACTCAGTTTGTGAAACATTTAAAAGATGATGAAACTTCTGTATCAGAAAGTATTCAAATCATCAATAAAGTGTTTCATCACAAATAAAAAACACATGCAAAAAATTATAAGAATTGGTACGCGAGATAGTAAATTAGCTCTTTGGCAAGCAAATAAAGTACGTAAAGAGTTAGAGGCTTTAGGTTATCAATCGGTAATTGTTCCTATTAAATCTACAGGAGATCTTATTCAAGATAAACCTTTGTACGAATTAGGAATTACAGGTGTCTTTACTAAAAATTTAGATATTGCTATGCTAAATGGCGAGATTGATGTTGCTGTACATTCGTTAAAAGATGTACCTACAGTTTTGCCAGAAGGGATAATTCAAATTGCTGTTTTAAAACGTGCAAATTATACAGATTTATTGGTTTTAAAAGATACTGAAGAGTTTTTTGGACAACCAAACGGTGTTATTGCAACAGGAAGTTTGCGAAGAAAAGCACAGTGGTTAAACCGATATCCAACCCATAAAGTAGAAGATTTAAGAGGAAATGTAATTACACGTTTAGATAAGTTACATAATAGTGAAACTTGGAATGGTGCAGTTTTTGCGGCAGCAGGATTAGAAAGATTAGGTATTAGAGATAAAGGCGCAATACCTTTAACTTGGATGATTCCAGCTCCTGCACAAGGAACAATTATGGTTGCTTGTTTAGAAAATGATGATTATGTAAAAGACGCCTGCGAACAAATAAATCATTATGAAACCAAAGTTTGTGTTGGTATAGAACGCGAGTTTTTAAGACTTTTAGAAGGTGGTTGTACTGCGCCAATTGGTGCTTTAGCTTATATTGATGAAAAAACGCAAGAAGTTAATTTTAAAGGAATCTTACTTAAAAAAGATGGTTCTAGAAAAATTACTGTAAATCAAAATGTAAAATTGGGAAGCCATAAGTTTTTGGCGAAAGATTGTGCAGATTACGTAATTAATAGAGGTGGTAAAGAGTTAATGTTAGAGGATAATGAAGTTTCTAAAAAACTACAACATATATATTCTACCAAAAAATTATCTAAAGCTCAGAAAGAAATATTATCTCCAGAAATAGGTGTTCAAGATAGTGATTTTATTAAAATTCGTTTTAATAGAATTCCTCCCAAAGTGATGAAATCAGAAATTGAAAATGTAGTTATTACAAGTCAAAATGGTGTAGAAGCAATATTGAATTCTTTTACAAAGGATGAAATAAAATTTAAGAGTATTTATTGTGTTGGTAGAAGAACAAAAAAACTGATTGAAAACAGAATTGGTAAAGTTGCTCATGTAACAAAAAATGCGAAAAAATTAGGAGAATATCTGTCAAAAGAATTGATAAACAAAGAAGTAACTTATTTTTGTAGTAACTTAAGGTTAGATATTTTACCAGCATATTTACAGCTTCATAATATCGTAGTTAACGAAGTTGAGGCTTATAAAACGATGTTAAGCCCAGTAGAGATTGATAAAGAAGTTCCTGGAGTACTATTTTATAGCCCTTCTGGAATAGAAAGTTATTTAGAAAAAAATAGCACAGATAAAGTAGCTTTTTGTATTGGAGAAACCACTGCAAAAGAAGCAAGAAAACATTTTGAAAAAGTAGAAGTTGCTCATTTACCAAGTGTAGAAAGTGCTCTAGAGTTGGTGAATTCGTATTTTACAAAATAATACAGTACATATCCTCGAGCGCAGTCGAGAGGTTTTATAAATTAGGTTTTAACTGCGCTCGACCTGACATAAACTAGAATTTATGTTTCGTACAAGAAGACTTAGAAAATCAGAAGGAATAAGAAGATTAGTAAGAGAAACTAAACTTTCTGTTGATGATTTTATATACCCACTTTTTATAGAAGAAGGAGAAAATATTGAAACTGAAATTGTTTCCATGCCAGGAATTAAACGTTTTTCTTTGGATAGAATTTCTAAAGAATTAGATGAGGTAGTTTCTTTAAATATTCCCGCAGTTTTATTATTCGGAATTCCATCAAATAAAGATGATGAAGGAACAGAAACTTGGAATGATAACGGAATAATGCAACAAGCAATTCGTTTTATCAAGAAAAACTACCCAAGTTTATATGTAATTACTGATGTATGTTTTTGCGAATATACTTCTCACGGACATTGTGGAATTATACACGATAATGATGTTGATAATGATGCAACTTTAGTAAATATTGCCAAACAAACGATTTCTCATGCAAAAGCAGGTGTAGATATGGTTGCACCTTCAGGAATGATGGATGGAACGATTGATATGATGCGTCAAGCATTAGATAATTCAGGTTTTGTGAACTTGCCAATTATGGGGTATTCAGTAAAATATTCATCTGCATTTTATGGTCCTTTTAGAGATGCAGCAGATTCTGCACCAACTTTTGGAGACAGAAGAACTTATCAAATGGATCCTGCAAACAGAGATGAAGGAATGCGTGAAGCCACTTTTGATGATCAAGAAGGAGCAGATATTTTAATGGTAAAACCAGCGTTATCTTATTTGGATATTATTAGAGATTTAAAAAATAATTTTGATAGACCAATTGCTTGTTATAATGTAAGTGGAGAATATGCAATGGTAAAAGCAGCTGCAGAAAAAGGTTGGATCGACGGAGAAAAAGTAATGATGGAAAGTTTACTATCAATGAAAAGAGCAGGAGCAGATATTATTATTACGTATTTTGCAAAGGAAGCGGCAAAAGTTTTGTTGAAAAAATAAAGTCATTACGAGGAAGTATGACGAAGTAATCTCTTAATTAACAGATTGCTTCATCATATTTGCAATGACAGAAAAGCTAAAAAAATGAAATTCAAAAAATCAGAAAAATTATATAAAAAAGGATTAAAAAACCTTGTAGGAGCAGTAAATTCTCCAGTAAGAGCATTTTCTTCAGTTGGTGGAAATCCGTTGTTTATCAAAAAAGCAAAAGGAACTAAAATTACAGATGTTGATGGAAACAAGTATATAGATTTAGTACTTTCTTACGGACCAATGATTTTAGGTCACAGACATAAAAAAGTGCAAAAAGCTGTTGAAAAAGCGTTGAAAAATGGTTATTCTTTTGGAGCATCAACAGAAAACGAAATAAAGTTAGCAAAAATAGTTTGTGATGCTTTTCCTGGAATGGATAAAGTTAGGTTTGTAAATTCTGGAACAGAAGCTGTTTTAAGTGGTATTCGTTTAGCAAGAGCTTTTACAGGTAAAGACAAAATTATAAAATTTGCTGGTTGTTATCATGGGCATCAAGATGCATTATTGGTTGCAGCAGGTTCTGGTTTAGCAACTTTAAGTTTGCCTGGTTCTAAGGGTGTACCTGAAGGAGCGGTAAAAAATACTTTAATTGCTAATTATAATGATTTAGAGAGTGTAAAAAAGCACTTTAAAGAGTATAAAGATATTGCAGCAGTTATTATTGAACCAATAGCAGGAAATATGGGAGTTGTACTACCGGAAGATAATTTCTTAGTTGAATTAAAAAAATATTTAGAATCTAAAGGAGCTTTGTTAATTGCAGATGAAGTAATGACGGGTTTCCGTTCTAAATTTGGAGGAGCTCAAGAATTATTAGGTGTTCAAGCAGATATTACTTGTTTAGGAAAAGTAATTGGTGGTGGATTTCCTGTTGGAGCTTACGGGGCAAGAAACGAAATAATGGAAATGGTTGCACCTTTAGGTGGTATGTATCAAGCAGGAACTTTATCTGGTAACCCTATTGCAATGGCAGCAGGAATTGCGACGCTAACGGAGTTAAAAAAACAGAATCCTTATGAACATTTTGAAGAAATTGCAAGTATTTTAGAAGTATTGTTATTAGAATCGGCTAAAAAACATAAAATTGGTTTGGTTGTAAATAGATTTGGTTCTATGATAAATCCATTCTTTTTAAAAGGAGAAGTAACTAATTTTGTAGAAGCTCAATTATCTGATACTAAAAAGTTTGCAGTTTTCTTTTGGGAAATGATTAATAACGGAGTTTTCTTACCTCCAAGTCAGTTTGAAGCTTGGTTTTTATCATCAGCATTAACTGATAAGGATATTAAAAAAATAGCTACCGCAATTGATAAAGCAATGTTGGCTGTTTCTAAAATGTAAATAATAAACCGTCATTACGAGGAAGAATGACGAAGTAATTTGTTAATTGATAAGCAGATTGCTTCATTACATTCGCAATGACGTAAAAGAATATAATGATAAAAAACGATTTATTTTTAAGAGCATTAAAAGGAGAAACTGTAGATAGGCCGCCAGTTTGGATGATGCGTCAAGCAGGAAGATATTTGCCAGAATTTCAAGAAATCAAAAAGAAATACGATTTTTTTACACGTTGTCAAACTCCAGAATTAGCATCAGAAATTACTGTACAACCTATCAGAAGATACGGAATGGATGCTGCAATTTTGTTTTCAGATATTTTGGTAATTCCACAAGCGATGAATATTGAAGTGGAAATGAAACCAAATTTTGGACCTTATTTACCAAATCCTATTCGTACTCAAAAAGATTTAGATCGTGTAATTGTTCCTGATGTTCATGAAACTTTAGGCTATGTAATGGAAGCGATAAAAGCAACCAAAGAAAAGCTAAATGATGAGGTTCCATTAATAGGTTTTGCAGGTTCACCTTGGACAATTTTGTGCTATTGTGTACAAGGGCAAGGCTCTAAAAACTTTGATAAAGCAAAAGAATTATGTTTTACAAATCCTGTTGTGGCTCACTCTTTATTGCAAAAAATTACAGACACCACAATAGCCTATTTAAAAGCAAAAGTTGAAGCTGGTGTAGATGCAGTTCAGGTTTTTGATTCTTGGGGAGGTATGTTATCGCCAGTAGATTATCAAGAATTTTCTTGGCAATATATTCAGCAAATTATTGATGCTTTAAAAGATGAAACACCAGTAATTGCATTCGGAAAAGGATGTTGGTTTGCTTTAGATAAAATGGCGAAATCTGGCGCTTCTGCGTTGGGTGTAGATTGGACGTGTTCTCCAAGAAATGCTCGTTATTTATCAGGAGGACAAATTACTTTGCAAGGTAATTTCGATCCAACAAGATTATTTTCTCCACCAAAAGTTATCAAAAAAATGGTGCATGAAATGATTAATGAATTTGGTAAAGACAAATTAGTTGTAAATTTAGGTCATGGTATTTTGCCAAACATTCCTTTAGAAAATGCAAAAGCATTTATAGACGCAGTAAAAGAGTATAAAAACTAAGTTTATTTTGAGTAATTTTGATATCTGAAAAGTATCTATAATTTGGGCGTTCCCTAAAAAGGTCGCGCTTTCCGTTGTATCTTTTTGCAGAAAAAGCAAAAAGGATGCCACTTCAATCGCTAACGCAAACCAACGCTAATGATTAAAAATATTATTTTAGGAATTAAAGAATACGCTGGTGCTTTATCGCTAATTTCAAAATTAAAACTTTGGAAATATTTTATAATTCCTGTTTTAATAAGTATTGTAACTGCTATTTTAATTGGTGTAGAAGCGTATGTTTTATCAGATAATATTGGTAGTTATATAGCAAAAGCGTGGGTTTGGGATTCAGGTAAAGAAACTTTTACATCAATTAGCAATTTTATTGGAGGTTTAATAGTCGTAATTATTGGTTTAATCGTTTATAAACACATAATTATGGCATTATCCGCGCCTTTTATGAGCGCAGTTTCAGAAAAAATAGAACATCATTTTTATGGAAATGTTAAACACTTACATAGAAAAACATCTTTTACAGAACAGTTAATTAGAGGAATAAGAATAAATTTAAGAAATTTATTAAAAGAGCTTTTAATTACATTTCCAATTTTACTATTAAAATTTATACCAATAATAAATATATTTTCTACTATTTTATTATTTTTAGTTCAGGCGTATTACGCAGGTTTTGGTAATATGGATTATACTTTAGAGCGTCATTTAGATTATAAAAAAAGTGTAGATTTTGTAGGTAAAAATAAAGGTTATGCAATAGGAAACGGTATTGTTTTTATGTTGTGTTTACTTATTCCAATCATCGGAATTATTATAGTTTTACCACTATCAGTAACAGCTGCGTCAACAAAAACTTTATCGTTATTACATAGCAAACATGAATAAGTTTATGAAAAATAAATTTTACAAATACATAGAAAATTTACAAAATACAATTACTTCTAAATTAGAAGAAGTAGATGGTTTAGCTAAATTTGAAGAAGATATTTGGGAAAGAAAAGAAGGTGGAGGAGGAAGAACTCGTGTTATTGAAAACGGAAATGTTTTTGAAAAAGGTGGTGTAAATATATCTGCTGTTTATGGTGATTTACCAGAAGTTTTAAGAAATCAATTTAAAGTAAAAGAAGGTAATTTTTTTGCTTGTGGATTAAGTTTAGTTTTACATCCAAAGAACCCATTTGTACCAACAGTACATGCAAATTGGCGCTATTTTGAAATGTATGATGAGGCAGGAAACATTGTTAATCAATGGTTTGGTGGAGGTCAAGATTTAACTCCGTATTATTTATTTGATGAAGATGCAACTCATTTTCATACGGTTTGTAAATCGGCTTGTGACAAACATCATCCAGCATTTTATCCGAAGTTTAAAAAAACTTGTGATGAGTATTTTTGGAATTCACATAGAAACGAAGCTCGCGGAATTGGTGGTTTATTCTTTGATTATCAAAAGAAAACTGAAGAATTTTCGATTGAAGATAGATTTAATTTTGTAACAGAAGTTGGTAATAGTTTTTTAGAAAGTTATGTGCCAATTGTAGAAAAGAGAAAAGAAATTGGATTTACAAAAGAACATAAAGATTGGCAAGAAATTAGAAGAGGTCGTTATGTAGAATTTAATTTGGTACATGATCGAGGAACTCTTTTTGGCTTAAAAACAAACGGAAGGATAGAAAGTATTTTAATGAGTTTGCCACCAATTGTGCAATGGAAATACAATCATCATCCAGAAAAAAACTCTGAAGAAGAAAGACTTACACAAATTTTAAAGAGTCCTAAAGAGTGGATTTAAGTTGCATAAAAAAGCAGGAATATAATTCCTGCTTTTTCTATTAATTAATTCAAATATTATTTTTAGTTGTTTCTCATACTCTGACTGTTTTATATTGCAAATTTACATTAGAACTGTATTTTATTATATGATAATAATCATATTGTTTTGTTAAAATATCTTAAAGTATCATCTTTTTTATGGTTGTTATTTTGTGAATATGGTAATTATTGTATTGAGGTGCTAATTTATAGTACTGTAAGTTGAAATTTTATAACTTTATAAATATTGGGTGTTTTAAATTATGCAGAATTATCAGTTACTAAAGAAGAAAAGACTTTTTATTTTTTAAACCAGAATGATTTAGTTTCTTATTAGTGTTAGTTTCTGTATTTTGTTTTATTTTTTATAAAATGATATTTAATATTTTTTAAGGACATAAATAATAACGATATAATAAATGTATTACAAATTCATATTAATCTTTTTTCTTTTTTTTGTATTAAAAGCCAACTCTCAGAACTTAGATTCTATCTTTATTTCAAAAAAAGAAATTTTAAAATCTATTAAAACAGACGATAAAAAGTTGCAGTTTTTATTTGAATGTGGGAATTATTTTTATTCTAAAAATGTTAGTAAATCTGAGTATTTTTTAAGAGAAGCTTTGCTATTATGTAAAGATAAAAATGCTATTATTGAAGGTGATGTTTTGCATAAATTAGGGTTTATAGAGAAGAATAAAGGTAATTTAAGTACCAGTCTTAGGTATTTTAATAGAGCAAAAGATATATTTGAAAAGACAAACGATACAGAACGTTATGCTTCTATTTTTTTTGATATTGGGTATTTGTATCGTTATAAAAATCAAATGAATAAAGAGTTTGAGTTTTACAAAAAAGGTTTAGAGCTTAGTGTAGGACAAGATGAGTTGATATTAGGAAAGGGCTATTTGCATTTAGGTAATTATTACACTAGACTTCAGAAATTAGATTCATCAATTTATTATTATGATAAAGCTCTTGAAGTTTTTAAAAAATTAAACAGAGACGATAGAGTTTATAATGTGTACAATAATATAGCTAATACTTATTATAAGCAAGGTGAGTATAATAAGATAATAAATATTAGAACTCTAGTTTTAAAATTTGCTAAAAAAGAAAGTAATCAACTATTAGTATCAGTTAATTATCATAACATAGCTGCTGCTTATAGTAAAATGAAAGAATATAATAAGGCTTTAAAATATCTAGATTCTGCTATAATGGTTGCTAAAAAAGAAAATTTTAAATTAAGATTATCAAAATCTTATGGTTCTATTGCTAAGATTAATTATGCTATGAAAAATTATAGGGAATCCTATATATATTATCAAAAGTATAAGATTTATTCAGATTCTATTTATGAGTCGCAATTATCTAACACAATTGTAGAAGCAGAGATAGAAAATAAGCTTAAGATAGAAAAGAAAAATTTAGAAATAATAAATCAAAAACAGGCTTTTGATAAGAAGTTGTATTTAATTATAATTATTGTATTCTTTTTATTGAGTATTCCTCTTGTTATTTTACTTTACAGAAATTCAGAAAATAAAAACAAAATAATAGAGGCGAATTTAGAAAAAGAAAAAATTAAAAAAGAAGTTTTATTACAAAAGTTTAAAAGATCTGAAATAGAAATAAAGAATTTAGTGGCAGATAACTCTATGAGATTAGAGTTTTTAAAACAACTTTTATCTCAGCTCAAAAAACAGAGAAAATCAATTAATTCAATTGACGTAAAAAATTATATTAAAGATTTATCTTTTAAAATACAGCAGCAAATAACAACAGATAGTAAATTAACTGTACTTAAGCAGAGGATAAATTCAATTAATGACGGTTTCGATAATATGTTAATTTCTCATTATAAAGATTTAACTAAAACAGAAAGAGAGGTCTGTGCTTTATT
Protein-coding sequences here:
- the hemE gene encoding uroporphyrinogen decarboxylase, whose translation is MIKNDLFLRALKGETVDRPPVWMMRQAGRYLPEFQEIKKKYDFFTRCQTPELASEITVQPIRRYGMDAAILFSDILVIPQAMNIEVEMKPNFGPYLPNPIRTQKDLDRVIVPDVHETLGYVMEAIKATKEKLNDEVPLIGFAGSPWTILCYCVQGQGSKNFDKAKELCFTNPVVAHSLLQKITDTTIAYLKAKVEAGVDAVQVFDSWGGMLSPVDYQEFSWQYIQQIIDALKDETPVIAFGKGCWFALDKMAKSGASALGVDWTCSPRNARYLSGGQITLQGNFDPTRLFSPPKVIKKMVHEMINEFGKDKLVVNLGHGILPNIPLENAKAFIDAVKEYKN
- a CDS encoding EI24 domain-containing protein, whose product is MIKNIILGIKEYAGALSLISKLKLWKYFIIPVLISIVTAILIGVEAYVLSDNIGSYIAKAWVWDSGKETFTSISNFIGGLIVVIIGLIVYKHIIMALSAPFMSAVSEKIEHHFYGNVKHLHRKTSFTEQLIRGIRINLRNLLKELLITFPILLLKFIPIINIFSTILLFLVQAYYAGFGNMDYTLERHLDYKKSVDFVGKNKGYAIGNGIVFMLCLLIPIIGIIIVLPLSVTAASTKTLSLLHSKHE
- the hemF gene encoding oxygen-dependent coproporphyrinogen oxidase yields the protein MKNKFYKYIENLQNTITSKLEEVDGLAKFEEDIWERKEGGGGRTRVIENGNVFEKGGVNISAVYGDLPEVLRNQFKVKEGNFFACGLSLVLHPKNPFVPTVHANWRYFEMYDEAGNIVNQWFGGGQDLTPYYLFDEDATHFHTVCKSACDKHHPAFYPKFKKTCDEYFWNSHRNEARGIGGLFFDYQKKTEEFSIEDRFNFVTEVGNSFLESYVPIVEKRKEIGFTKEHKDWQEIRRGRYVEFNLVHDRGTLFGLKTNGRIESILMSLPPIVQWKYNHHPEKNSEEERLTQILKSPKEWI
- a CDS encoding tetratricopeptide repeat protein — protein: MYYKFILIFFLFFVLKANSQNLDSIFISKKEILKSIKTDDKKLQFLFECGNYFYSKNVSKSEYFLREALLLCKDKNAIIEGDVLHKLGFIEKNKGNLSTSLRYFNRAKDIFEKTNDTERYASIFFDIGYLYRYKNQMNKEFEFYKKGLELSVGQDELILGKGYLHLGNYYTRLQKLDSSIYYYDKALEVFKKLNRDDRVYNVYNNIANTYYKQGEYNKIINIRTLVLKFAKKESNQLLVSVNYHNIAAAYSKMKEYNKALKYLDSAIMVAKKENFKLRLSKSYGSIAKINYAMKNYRESYIYYQKYKIYSDSIYESQLSNTIVEAEIENKLKIEKKNLEIINQKQAFDKKLYLIIIIVFFLLSIPLVILLYRNSENKNKIIEANLEKEKIKKEVLLQKFKRSEIEIKNLVADNSMRLEFLKQLLSQLKKQRKSINSIDVKNYIKDLSFKIQQQITTDSKLTVLKQRINSINDGFDNMLISHYKDLTKTEREVCALLRLNLSVKEIASIRNSSSDAIKVTRYRIRKKMNVPKSQKLEIFIQNLSV